DNA sequence from the Papio anubis isolate 15944 chromosome 7, Panubis1.0, whole genome shotgun sequence genome:
aactcagctcactacaaccttcacctcctgggttcaagcaatcctcctgcctcagcctcccgagtagctgggattacaggcatgtgccaccacgcctggctaattttttgtgtttttagtagggacagggtttcactatgttgcccaggctggtctcaaactcctgacctcaggcaatccacccgcctcaccctcccaaagtgccaggattacaggtgtgagccactgcacccagcctgaatctGCAATTTTAATGTACACATTAGACGTGCTTTTCTAACCTGGAGTTTCTGAAGAATTGGACAATGGAGCAGATGCTTCAGCTAAGGCAGCTAATGTAGCTAATACTGATGTAGAAGAGTTTCCAAACTGAACAGCAGATACACCCGTTTCAtctgtaagaaaaaagaaaatagatttgaatTTCTAAGGAGCTTAATCCAATGCATATTTCTGATACTCTATTTACCTTATTTGACTCTTAAACAAAGCTTGGATAGCATTAGCTTTTGAAAGGTAATACTGCAGTAAATTTTGCAGTATCACCTTTCTTCAGATTGTTTTGtctcataaaattttttttgccaGTTATGCCAAAGAAAACCAAGGTGGCTGACAGAATCTTACCCTTGTTCTCCAACAGTCCTTTCTTAAAATGATGAATACCTACTAAAGCATAAAATCCCAAAGCCTATCCTATATGCATCTCAATACCTGTTGCCTTGGATGAATTTTCTGAAGATACCAGACCTGTTAGGTTCACCACCCCTCCAGGTCCAATGATAAACTGTGGTGTTGCAGCATGTATTGTCACAGTGTCAGGACTCTCTGGGTTTGTGTTGATTTGGTTCTGCATAGCAATCTAGGGAAAAAATGACCACAGTGTTTTCAGAATTATAACCAGAACATATAGCACAAATTCTCCATATAATACAAACACACATGTAAAGGAATATTCTCGAAGAATAATCACATAGTACAAGTGGAAATATATGTCTAAGGTCCCCTGACAGTGTAGGGGCACACCATGGGTATATATTTATATCCCGAGTCCCCCTCCTAGGTAAAGCAGCAAAATCCTGGGAGAGGAGAAATGAGTATCTAAAAGGTTTTTAACAGAACAAAGAACAACTGGACATCAAGCCGgttgaggtggcaggtgcctgtaatcccagctattcaggaggcggaggcaggagaagtgcttaagcccaggaatttgagaccagcatgggcaacatagtgagacccccatcttaaaaaaaccaaaaccaaaacaaaacaaacaaacaaaaaatatttctgtagctatagaaatttaattatttcttctatatttggCAATACATAATACCACATATATAAAGCATGTCCTTCTCAATTAATTGTTCCCCATCTTCAACTCCAACCCCCAAACTGCACTCCTAAGAGtaaaaggaatggaaagaggcATGGTAGAATTCATTTTCCTGAACATAAAACATCTTTTAAGTAACTAGTGAAAGCTCAAAGGAGTTAGACAGTCTTAGCAAAGAAGAGTTCTACTGCTGGGATCAGGAACAAACAGGCAAGAAGAGGCATTAATTAAAGAAGATAATTTATATTATGTCATATGGCTGAAAATAAGAGAAGTAATGTTAGTTACTAGAAAAATCTTCCCAAAAGCCAAAAACAGCAGATCTTTTTGAggatgttgaaaaataaaagaaacaaatcaaactGCATCACTCACTCAAGGGATGTTATTACGGTtgctaatatatacatttttttaatttttataaagtcattTATAGTAGACCTGGAAAAATCATATAGTatcaaaatgcaacaaaaataatagaataaaatgtctagggccaggcgcagtggctcacacctgtaatccccgcactttgggaggccgaggcaggcagatcacctgagctcaggagttcgacaccagcctgggcaacatggtgaaacacaacctctactaaaaatacaaaaaattagccgggcgtggcagcatgcacctgtagtctcagttactcaggaggctgaggtagaattgcttgaacccaggaggcaaaggttgcagtgagccaagatcgtaccactacactccagcctgggtgacagagcaagactctggctcaaaaaaaaaaaaaagtctacagggaaatttagaaacttaaaaatcagaaagtaatCACCTTATCTAACGTTAATGAAAAGACTGGCCttataatcaagaaaatgaataGTAATAAACAAAGaggaagtgaaagagaaaaaggccTATCCAAAATAACTAAGCCCAAAATGAAAGGCTACAAACGAAATAGTTTAAATCATCCACAATATAAGAGATCCCTCTActgataattctttttctttatgttcttaaattaaaagtcaaaagTTACCTGTAATATCTCTGCTAAATCTTCATTTCCATTGTCTATTGAAATATCAAATGCAGTTTTACAAAATTTACTTTGCGTGTGTACATCAGCACCATATTTGATTAAAAGTTCCACCACCTCTTGATGATTGTGTTCTGTGGCCCAATGGAGAGCTGTCATCTTTAACATGTCCTTTGCATTGACATCAGCACCATGCTACAAAAATATTCCAAAGAGATTACTAACATatgaaatgttatataaaaaatTCCTGATATGAAATTATTAGTCTGTGCTTTAAAGTAAGAACAAATAACATAATCAAttctttatttgtatatgttaaataCATGTTCcatgccaggtacagtggctcacacctgtaatcccaacactttgggaggccgaggcggttggattgGCTGAGCTCAGGgttttgaaaccagcctgggcaacatggcaaaaccccatctctacaatacaaaaaaacacaaaaaattaagggccagacatggtagctaacatctgtaatcccagcactttgggaggctaaggcaggcagataacttgaggttaggagttcgagaccagcctggccaacatggtgaaacgccatctctactaaaaatacaaaaattagccaggcacggaggcacacacctgtaatgccagctacatgggagactgacacaggagaatcactggaacccaggaggcagaggttgcaatgagccaagatcatgccaccgcactccagcctgggcaacagagcgagatgctatctcaaataaataaataaatacaaaaaattagctgggtgtggtggcacacagctgtgatcccagctactcaggaggctgagttgggaggattgctcgagcctgggaggcggaggttgcaatgagccaagattgcaccactgcactccaacctgggtaacagagtgagagcctatctcagaaaaaagaaaaaaaaaaaaaaatatatatatatatatacacacatatacacacacacacacacacacacacacatgtcccAGCAATCACCACTTAATCTGTCACTTACAATCACCACTTAATCTGTCACTTAATCATTTTTCTCTCATGCTgaatttcctgttttccttctaaTTTCTTAGGAATGAGGCAATTATTTTTTCAGTCACCCAGCTATGGGCATAAAGAGCTAGAATGGCATAAGAAATGAAGGAAACTATGAGCATTCCTCTAAAAGCTTCTTTAATGTTTGTATAGCAGCTGGTCCCTTGGTTCCtcatttccaccaaaaaaaatcttttgcTTTCAAAACCACTGTaacccagaaaaaataaaaataaaaaaattataaaaagaaaaccagtgcaccataaagaactgaaagtaagCTAACTAGAGATATATTGTCCAATATGACAGTCAATAGACACATGTAGtttttgagcatttgaaatgcTGCTAGCCAGAATAGAGATGTGCtatatgtataaacacacactgaggccaggtgcagtggctcatgcctgtaatctcagcactttgggaggccaaggcaggcagatcaccttaggtcgggagttcaagaccagcctgaccaacatggagcaaccccgtctctactaaaaatacaaaaaattagcggggcctggtggtgcatgcctgtaatcctagctactcgggaggctgaggcaagagaatcacttgaacctggcaggcagaggtttcggtgagccaagatcacgccactgcactccagcctgggcaacaagagcaaaacttcatccaaaaaaaaaaaaaaaaaccacacattgaaattgaaaaacataccaaaaaaatagaatgtaatacatctcattaataatttttgtactggactaggcgtggtggctcacccctataatcccagcactttgggaggccgaggcaggcagatcacttgaggtcaggagttagagaccaacctgaccaacatggtgaaactccatctctacgaaaaatacaaaaattagccaggcgggttagcgggcacctgtaatcctagctactcaggagactgaggcaggagaattccttgaatctgggaggcggaagttgctatgagccaagatcgtgccactgcactccagcctgggcaacaaagctagactccatctcagaaaaataataataataataataatttttatactgatttcatgttgaaatgataatctttgtatatattgggttaaataaaatataaaattagaattactttttaaatgtagctacTGGAATATTTAGAATTACAGTATACGTGATTTGCATTTATGGCTtccattgtatttctttttgataGGCTGATCTAGAGGCCAGAATAAGAAGGATCAAGCAGAACATCTATCACTCTATGTTTCAGAATTTtctacaaggtcaggagttcaagaccagtctggccaatatggtgaaatcccatctctactaaaaacacaaaaattagctaggcgtggtggtgggtgcctgtagtcccagctactcaggaggctgaggcaggaaaatcgtttgaacccgggaggtggaggttgcagtgagccgagatggtgccactgcactccagcctgggtgacagagagagactctgtctcaaaaaaaaaaagaaaagaaaaaagaaaaaaacgctGTAGTCCCTCACCATAAGATAGACCAAGGTCCAAGAAATAAATTAGTTGACTTAACTAAGAATATACCTAAAGAAAGTTTTGTCTCTCATGAAATGAAAGCTGTaagataattttcatttaatgggcttatacacacaaaaaatgaaatactatagATAAAATACTAAGTATGCATTTAACAAAAACTAGTTCCCTCTCCTTCTTATAAAACTCTAAAGCCTTTTAAAAGCAAAGTGCAAAAAGAGAACACATACCTTAAGTAAAACCTCTACTATGCTGGCATGGCCCTCAGAAGCTGCCATATGTAATGGTGTTCGGTCCACTTTGGTTCTGGCATCTCTGCTTACACCAGCTCGGAGCAGTACCTCTGTGGTGGAATAATGACCATACTGTGCTGCTAGATGAAGTGGAGAAGTTCCCAACtgtaccaaaggaaaaaaaaaaaatccacatttacaGTATTGTTAGTACACTTCTGTTTATATAGTAAAgattttctttacattatttGTTTACATAGTAACTCAAAACTCAAAAGACATGACTAGATTCATGCTTATCACATCCTCTTCACAATGCCTTGAAGAATTCCCACTCTCAATGAAGAAAAACATCCAGTATTTCCTTtaattcaaattttctttcttcattattttttatcagATAAACTGCCTgaacaaaattaatttcattagAAATTAAGAGACagtggccagacatggtggctcacacctgtaatcccagtactttgggaggccaaggcaggtggatcacttgaggtcaggagttcaagaccagcccggccaacatggtgaaaccccatctctgctaaaaccacagaaattagccgggcatggtagcatgtgcctgtaatcccagctactcaggaggctgaggcaggagaaccacttgaacccgggaggcagaggttgcagtgagccaagattgcgccactgcactccagcctgggcgacagagtgagactctatctcaaaaaaaaaaaagttcactatGTTATGAAGAGATTAAGTGGGATATATGTATAAAAGTCCCTAgtcctatctctctctctctatatatatatatatattttgtttatttgtttgtttgattgattgttGTTTGCTTaattagagacagggcttcactgtgttgcccaggctggggtgcaatggctattcacaggtacaATTATCACACACTACAGCtctgaactgctgggctcaagcaatctgcccacctcagcctccagagtagctgggactacaggcacacaccaatgAACCCAGCTAAACCTTACATTTTCAAGGGAAGGTCATCCCAGCAGATCAAATAAATTCCTTAAACAATCCTTTCTTTCTCCATGCTTTGTCACTTTTTCTTTAACCTTTTCTATACTCTTAAATATCAGTATTTAATGAAAATATCTCAACAGCCAATTTAGCAACCAGGAGTTTTGCTCAGTTTGACATTAGgatctacttttttatttttgtcttctgagACTTTCCCTTCTTGGTTATTgatgcaaaatatatatacatatatgcaggttttttggttttgttttctgagacagggtctcactctgtcactcaggctggaatatagtggggtgatcacagctcactgtatcttcaaactcctgagctctagcgatcctcctccctcagcctcccaaagtgctgggattatggatatgagccaccacacctggccatgtaGTTTTTGTAgcttttggggggtttttttaatgcatttttttagagacaggttcttgctctgtcgcccaggctagagtgcagtggagcaatcgtagctcactgtaacctctaactcctgggctcaagcgatcttccatctcagcctccagaattatacTGCATGTATTTCTCTGTGACTTGCCTTCTTTTGCTCGATATTATATTCATGAGATTCACCATGTTAATAAATATAAGTATAGCTTACTAATTTTCTGTGTtctataatattccattgaatgagTAAGCCACAATTAATTTAACCAgtattgatgaatatttgggttgtttccagtttttgtgttattatgaataatgttgctgctAAATACAGAAGTCTTGTGTATGTTTCAGGCACATGAACACATTTCTCTTGGGAATAGTCTTAGAAGCCCAACTGCTACATCATACAGTATGTACATCTTCAAATTTACTATGtgctgccaaactgtcttccaaaacgATTATACCAATTCCACACTTCCACCAAAAATATGTGAGAGTTCCCACCATCTCCTCACCAAGCCTTGGTACTGATCAACTGTTTTTGCTAATCTGGTGGATATATAATAGTTTTTCATGATTTTCCTCTGCATTTGCCTCAATCTTAATGtagttgagtatcttttcatgtttattaatcAAACTTTCTCCTTGATAAAGTACCATATAAAGTCAGTCTTCTATTGCCTCATCTTTTTACTGCTAACCCATGGGAATTCCTTATGTATTATGGATAATAATCCTTCTTAAGATCTTTTtggctttgggaggtcaaggcaggtggatcacggggtcaggagttcatgaccagctggccaacatattgaaaccccaactctactaaaaatacaaaaaattagccaggcatggtggcaggtgcctgtaattccagctatttgggaggctgaggcaggagaatcacttcaacctgggaggcggaggctgcagtgagctgagattgcaccatttcactccagcccaggcaacagtacgagactccatctcaaaaaaaaaaaaaaaaaaatctttttgtcttGAGGTACTACAGCATCACTATGATGTATCTAGATATGgattagtttttaaattgattCTGCTGGAGATTTCTTAGGCTACTCAAATCTGTGGGCTGCCATCTTTCATCAGTTCTGGAAGATTATCAGCAATTACCTCTTTGAATTATTTCATCCctatttttgctctttttgtgGATCTATGATCAGATATTAGACTTTCTCACATGATCCTTCATGATTCCTAACatctcttttacattttctatctATTTTTATCTGTGATATAGTCTGGATCATCTTTTTTCATACCTTTCAGTTTACTAATTTTCTCTTTAGCAGTTTCTAATCTGTTACTAAAATTTTATCTCAAGTCCTTAGAGGTCTGCTTCTGTTGACAGTTGTTTTAGCAGGTTACTGTTCAAACTggcatgtgtccatgtgtttagTTATTTCTGACTGTTCACTTTCCTTTGAATTTCATTTGTGGATATGAAGCCTGGGATGAAGCCAGGTTTCTCCAGAGAGGATACTCATCTGCTTCTGTCAGGAACCTGGGGTAATCCCTAGTCCAAAGATCACTTCAAACTCATTTCTCAGTTTACAGTTTTTTAGACTACACAAGTATTTATGAGTTCAGGCTGCAAGTGTGTACAAAGGATGCCTTGTGATTCCAAATTCTCACCatcagatttttttcctctctccatttGATGTCTTGGTTCACATCAGCTTATTATCTTTGCAGCATCATGGCAACAGGGACAAGGGCAGGAGCAGACAGGAGGAGGGACAGGGTATTCCTGCTTAACCTTACACTGAAGGTGCAGCTCTTTGGAATTCCAGAATTATGAGAAGAGATCTCCTATCAGACTTCTCTCCATGAATAGTCTCAGGTCTTTATCTTTAGTACCCCAAGTCAGTGAGGTGGAAAATCCACCAGACAAGTGTGAGTTCACCTAATCTTCTCTAGGTAAAATTTCTCTGGGTTTTAGCCTTCACTTGGTTTTTCAGGTTGATTAGCTCTTTCTTTCTAACTCAGCAGTGTACTTAAGAAgattttctttaacatatttaatcAAAAAGTCTTTATTCTTTAAAGATACAAGTTGAAACATTTATGGATAAAATGATATGGTCcctggaatttgctttaaaataacacagaacaaaaaataatacagtagATGGAGTTATAGAGGAAACAAGATTTATCATGATTTGATAATTTTTGAAGTTGGGTAAAGAGTATTACAGGGattgatatatatttgaaattttctataataaaaaattttgttttgtttttcatgaaaaatgtaaaaataacaagagaaaggaaggcgaaaacaacaaaaccaa
Encoded proteins:
- the LOC101024330 gene encoding GA-binding protein subunit beta-1 isoform X4, with the protein product MSLVDLGKKLLEAARAGQDDEVRILMANGAPFTTDWLGTSPLHLAAQYGHYSTTEVLLRAGVSRDARTKVDRTPLHMAASEGHASIVEVLLKHGADVNAKDMLKMTALHWATEHNHQEVVELLIKYGADVHTQSKFCKTAFDISIDNGNEDLAEILQIAMQNQINTNPESPDTVTIHAATPQFIIGPGGVVNLTDETGVSAVQFGNSSTSVLATLAALAEASAPLSNSSETPVATEEVVTAESVDGAIQQVVSSGGQQVITIVTDGIQLGNLHSIPTSGIGQPIIVTMPDGQQVLTVPATDIAEETVISEEPPAKRQCIEIIENRVESAEIEEREALQKQLDEANREAQKYRQQLLKKEQEAEAYRQKLEAMTRLQTNKEAV
- the LOC101024330 gene encoding GA-binding protein subunit beta-1 isoform X3, with amino-acid sequence MSLVDLGKKLLEAARAGQDDEVRILMANGAPFTTDWLGTSPLHLAAQYGHYSTTEVLLRAGVSRDARTKVDRTPLHMAASEGHASIVEVLLKHGADVNAKDMLKMTALHWATEHNHQEVVELLIKYGADVHTQSKFCKTAFDISIDNGNEDLAEILQIAMQNQINTNPESPDTVTIHAATPQFIIGPGGVVNLTDETGVSAVQFGNSSTSVLATLAALAEASAPLSNSSETPVVATEEVVTAESVDGAIQQVVSSGGQQVITIVTDGIQLGNLHSIPTSGIGQPIIVTMPDGQQVLTVPATDIAEETVISEEPPAKRQCIEIIENRVESAEIEEREALQKQLDEANREAQKYRQQLLKKEQEAEAYRQKLEAMTRLQTNKEAV
- the LOC101024330 gene encoding GA-binding protein subunit beta-1 isoform X1, with the protein product MSLVDLGKKLLEAARAGQDDEVRILMANGAPFTTDWLGTSPLHLAAQYGHYSTTEVLLRAGVSRDARTKVDRTPLHMAASEGHASIVEVLLKHGADVNAKDMLKMTALHWATEHNHQEVVELLIKYGADVHTQSKFCKTAFDISIDNGNEDLAEILQIAMQNQINTNPESPDTVTIHAATPQFIIGPGGVVNLTGLVSSENSSKATDETGVSAVQFGNSSTSVLATLAALAEASAPLSNSSETPVVATEEVVTAESVDGAIQQVVSSGGQQVITIVTDGIQLGNLHSIPTSGIGQPIIVTMPDGQQVLTVPATDIAEETVISEEPPAKRQCIEIIENRVESAEIEEREALQKQLDEANREAQKYRQQLLKKEQEAEAYRQKLEAMTRLQTNKEAV
- the LOC101024330 gene encoding GA-binding protein subunit beta-1 isoform X2, with translation MSLVDLGKKLLEAARAGQDDEVRILMANGAPFTTDWLGTSPLHLAAQYGHYSTTEVLLRAGVSRDARTKVDRTPLHMAASEGHASIVEVLLKHGADVNAKDMLKMTALHWATEHNHQEVVELLIKYGADVHTQSKFCKTAFDISIDNGNEDLAEILQIAMQNQINTNPESPDTVTIHAATPQFIIGPGGVVNLTGLVSSENSSKATDETGVSAVQFGNSSTSVLATLAALAEASAPLSNSSETPVATEEVVTAESVDGAIQQVVSSGGQQVITIVTDGIQLGNLHSIPTSGIGQPIIVTMPDGQQVLTVPATDIAEETVISEEPPAKRQCIEIIENRVESAEIEEREALQKQLDEANREAQKYRQQLLKKEQEAEAYRQKLEAMTRLQTNKEAV